The sequence GAACTGTTTTTGCGAATTATCTAATGTGCCTAAGACTTTTTGgaatactgtatgttttcatACCGTGTGTGTGGTGAGGAAAGTGAGGACAAGAATGTTTGCAGTTTGCACACTGGGTTTGCTATTGGTTGTTACTCTGACATTTATAGTACTTCCATGCTGATAAAACTTATGCATGTTTACTGCTTTTCAGGTTCTAGGTTTCTCCACACCCCAAGGCAGACTGTCTATGATGGCCTTTATTCTGAACTCTCTCACGTGGTAAGTTGAAATCTGTAAAGTTATGCATCCTTTTCCTTTAGTTAACATTTTAGTGACCTTCGTGTCTTAACTTTTTTATGAATACTCTCTTCTACTCTGATTTTCAGttaagcagtattttatatttttgatccTTATCTTGTTGCGTACCTCTGAGTTCCATATCAAACACCTTTTGTTTCCAGTATGTCCATCCCTCAATATTGGCTACCACAACACCCACTCTGTTCCCTAATTATTTAAGCACTACCAAGGCCTCTTACAGTGATAAATCTTTAAACACCCTCATAGGGTGATGTCTGAGATTAGGGTGGCCCTTCTTGTACATGTGAAACACCAAGCGTAAACTCCATCTGGTGCCTCCTGGTGTCACCAAACCTaaattaacatactgtaaatgttggaCATTAATTAAAAGTAGTTAAGCTATACTTGGAAAACTAAACAAATATATACCTTTTGTGCTTTTCTAATAGACCTTATTTGAATTGAATCTGCATGAACATAAAACTGCTTACTTttcctgttttttccatcttagaGACACAACTTCATTGAAATACATGAGAGTCAAGTACTTTGATTTCTTAAGTGAGGGACTTATGTTTTCAGCAAGCAGTGTTTTGTACTTATTGAAACTCTCTGTGTCAACTGAGAGGACTGGAAAATTAAATATAAGGCAAAGCTAACTCTGCCAGTTTTGGAAATCTGCCTTTTCCCCTTTCTAATACTGTGATAGCTCCATTGATGGTAACTCCCTGTAGGAGACAAAATACATGTATGATATCAATCTCCAGACCAACGCCTCAGATACTGGCCTTGGTGCAGTGCTTAGTCATGTCATCAGTGGAGCCAGAACCCCTATTCATGTATCTCAGTAAAAAACTACTGGAGTAGGTGATGTACTATGCGGCGAATGAAAGGCCCTCGCCATAATGTGGGATGTCACTCAgctacagtatttctttttggaAAGAGGGGTCACTCTGGGTATGGACGATGCCTCCCTCCAGTGACTCTGCTCCCAGAGGGACTTGAATCCTAGAGTCACAAGCTGGTTTCTGAGCCTCCAATCCTACAAGTTCATGGTGCTGTACAGACGGGAGAGCCTCCATCCCAGTGCTCTCTTCCAGGCCCAGGACTTCATGGCTAGACGCACTTTCCTAACTAGGGCCTAGCTGGTCTGGATCTCCTTACGGGCTCTGTCAAGATATGTGCCGGTAATTTTAACCTCTTCCACTCTCTCCGCAGCACTTATTGATTTAAATCAGTATTTACTAGATACATGACAAGATAAATAGTCATTAATGGGAGTTGTATCATTCTTTATTAACCCTATAAGAAAGGCAAATAAAGCACCCATCTATTTTTGGAGGGGAGGCAGCAGGGAGGGTCCCCCCTCATTTTCCACAAATGATATCCAAACCTTGAAGTCATACATTTTCTGATTAAAATCCTTCACATTCCTGCTTCAAAACTCTAAAATACTGTATTGTAGGATATCCTCTTCTGTGTTtgtgcattttttgtatttttgttttgctgatatgCAAACACATTGAATGCTGTGCATTTCTAAAGATACTGTGTGGCGATTTCAGGagtcatttttatacatttctgtcATATCAATAGCAATCTCTAAATTAGCCTAAAACAATCAATGTAAAGAAGCTGAAATTCCGATTTGCTCCACtattaaactttttattatttttccccagACCTGAAAATTGGTTatggcattttaaaatgtgtatttgtgtttCATTGCAATGGCAGTTTTAAGTATACAATCAGTGAATATAAATTTTAATCAGAGAGAAGTTgagttaaataaatattgttttttatttgtaacagaAACCTATGTTGAGCACTGCGAATGAAGTAATTAAATAATATAGTTTCAGGTTGTTTTTTTCAAGAAACATTTGTTTATAGTCTCCCTaaaggaaaaacttgggggttggtggcaggattgacactccagccactgtacagAAAACCAGTCTGGTGCTaaagtgtcacccattgcacggctgtacTCGGTTCTCAATCAGGGTGGTTTTTCatttggtgggtgcggcaacgtgcatTGAACTAATTTACCTATGTGCTGTTattcttttattctaaaatagtttatttttaaggTAGTGGTTTTAAGATTAATTTCTCAAGGTTTGCAATTTTgttccttaaaaaaaaatatttattgaaagttTCAGTTCAGATTAAAGTTAAAATTCCCTCTTTCCACTGCTTGTAATGAAATTGGTAATTTAGTGTTTCCTTCCACCCCTTCTTATGTTTCAGTGCACTGGGATTGTGGTTTTTTATTCGTCGAGGAAAGCAGTGTCTGGATTTCACTGTGACTGTCCACTTCTTTCACTTCATTGGCTGCTGGATCTACAACTCTCATCTCCCTTGGGTCCTGTCTTGGTGGCTCGTCAATGTTGTATGCATAGCACTAATGGCAGTTATTGGGGAGTACTTATGCATGCGAACAGAGCTGCGGGCCATTCCTGTTAACAGTGGGCCAAAGTCCAACCTCTGAGTTCTTCGATGGATTTGTGGCCTCATGCACCTTTTATACAACAGAGTACTCTTATTTATTACTGCATTTCCTGAAACTATTTTAAATGGTTTAATCCATTAGTATTCTAATGAATGTGTTTTCTGAAGTTTACAGTGCAGTTGGATTCATTGAATTTCTGACGATGGTGTTCTTATCCCTGGATGACCAGGGCATGCTTACTTGACAAgaagctgtttttattttaactaaagtAGAAACATTTGACCTCTAGTGGAATCAACATCTGCAAAGAAAGTTTTCAATCAGTATGGAAGCTTTTGAAATATAACTTGTATTTGTTCTTGAATACCcttgaagagagagaaagagagagcactgatgattaaagtaaatgaaaagaaccAGGTTATCAGTTTAGCTGCCATGGTTTAGTACTGAACTGGTGTACCTAACAGTCCCCTGCTTCTTTCACTTGGTTTACTAAGAACAAGGGGATATTCCTAGTTACTGTGACCTTATACAACTTGGCAGCCAATCTTTAATGAGTGCGGTTCACTAAAAATAAGGAGGTGGAAACtgattcttttattattaaacGTTTGGGAACAGAAGTGTTTCATACCATCAGTAAGTGAAAATCTCTATTCTGGcattaagttttgttttggtataattcaaaatattctttttACTTATGTAACTTTCAGAGAAGAATTGGAAGAACACATTAGTTACCTCAAACACTTTATAATAAACATTGTATGTTTTCTATGTGCCCAACTGAAGATCTAATTAAAGCAAACTTTAACATTATGATTCACTTTGACTTGCTTGTAATTTCTGAGGTACGCAGGCCATCATCTAATTTCTAAAATTATCTGGTTGTTGAGTAATGTGCTTATATTGGTGCATTTTACAAGTTAGGCATTTATAGGTTTTATATTATGCATGGGACTGAAATTTGTAATATTTGGACAGCTTTGGGATTTAATCATTCAAATTTAGAAGATTATGCAAACAACTGAGCAAAGATTCATTGTTAGAAGTGAGGTTGAGGCTGGAGTTCAGAAGTCTCTACCTTTGATTCCAGAAGGAGCCAGTAATTGTTGACAAATACATACTTTAGTTTTACAGCACATGCAGAAAAAGTCAAAGAGCTGTTTTAGACTGTCCAGGTAATTCCTGAATGTTGCACATTTTCTAACAGTGCTCTcttttccatttttgtagcttTGTTGCGGTTgaagctgaaaatgaaattgcaaatgacatttcattttttttttttaatatttgcattatttcgtatgtagactttgaaaatgaaattgagaccttatctgacagagtatgcagcaaaACGTCTGGcacaggctttggtcttgtcacgtctggacCACTGCAACTCACATCTGGCAGGAGTACCTGGAGATCTCTGTTGGCTCccaatccttgatgcttgcctacagagttgTCCGTGGGTCAGCTTCAGAGTATACGGAGACACTGGTGAAGCCCTATACTCCTCGCACACTTAAGACTGCCAAGTGAATAGCGCTTGGTGATCCCACCTCTGTGTGGTGTCAAGTCTCAATCCTGACTCTTTCCATGTGTAGTTCCTATTTGGTGGAATAAGTTACCATCTGTACTGCTGGCTCCCTCAATGTATTTCAGAAAATTGTGGGAAATTGAGGTACAAAGCCCGCCCATTGATCCTCACTATTTGCATGCtgaaaacttgaaaatgaaaattcagtgCGCGCCAGTGCttatctgtgttttattttccatttgtgtAGCTTTACTGCGGTTCAAGCTAAAAACAGAAttgcaaatatttaatattttttatttttgcagcattcctcgtgtagactttgaaaataaatttgcaaaaaagagATTGCAATTTTTATctcataattttcattttcttttttgcagaaaatacctcccatactCTAAGCTCCTGAAAAATCAAGAAACACATTATTAATAAGCATGAACCATGCACAATGGGGCAACTAATggtaaaaagaaagcaaatgatTAACTGAGCTTATTTTATGTACCTGTATTGTTTTCTGGTCGATCAATATTAAACGGCCAAAGACTTGACTGTAAACTCAATTAGTGCTTGGATGTTAACAGGCAGTTTACTGTAATTCTTTCTGAAGTTGCACAATCTTTGTGTATAATTACAATTTTAGTCATT comes from Polypterus senegalus isolate Bchr_013 chromosome 14, ASM1683550v1, whole genome shotgun sequence and encodes:
- the sys1 gene encoding protein SYS1 homolog, which translates into the protein MAGHFRSYIWDPVLIISQIVLMQCIYYSFLGLWMAGVDGLVQNSRSLDQIFSYEVLGFSTPQGRLSMMAFILNSLTCALGLWFFIRRGKQCLDFTVTVHFFHFIGCWIYNSHLPWVLSWWLVNVVCIALMAVIGEYLCMRTELRAIPVNSGPKSNL